One region of Cydia pomonella isolate Wapato2018A chromosome 25, ilCydPomo1, whole genome shotgun sequence genomic DNA includes:
- the LOC133531529 gene encoding zinc finger protein 595-like produces MPQHTGIKKYNCKICNENFTRLCTLKRHHQRRHTGEKPFSCSECQKRFSSMDYLKAHELIHLKEKPYACDICGKKFIRLIYLNMHKVIHTNRQKCFSCKVCNKKYICKDSLRKHFIVHTRPYAFACDLCPKRFNEKFLLKRHMCIHNGERPYSCKICSKNFILSSHLRYHKQKYHEKKVVYVCDYCNKQILRKDSLISHIKLHMGQRDYACDTCPKKFVSSNRLQLHKKIHSWVKSYTCDICHQQYPRKQNLIRHIKLHAGERPYSCDFCSKKFMSVSRRNIHEKIHMGLHVKRRGGGRGKDYL; encoded by the coding sequence ATGCCTCAGCAcactggaataaaaaaatataattgtaaaatttgtaaCGAGAACTTTACGCGTTTGTGCACATTAAAGAGACATCATCAACGAAGACACACTGGAGAAAAGCCCTTCAGTTGTTCAGAATGCCAAAAGCGATTCAGCAGTATGGATTATTTAAAAGCACATGAGCTAATTCACTTGAAAGAGAAGCCCTACGCCTGCGATATCTGTGGTAAAAAGTTTATACGATTAATTTACCTGAACATGCATAAAGTAATACATACAAACCGTCAGAAATGTTTTTCTTGTAAAGTGTGTAATAAAAAGTACATATGTAAGGATAGTTTACGAAAACATTTCATAGTTCACACAAGGCCCTACGCCTTCGCCTGCGACCTATGTCCCAAGCGGTTTAAtgagaaatttctcttgaaaagGCACATGTGCATTCATAATGGAGAAAGACCGTATTCTTGTAAGATAtgttctaaaaactttattctaTCATCTCATCTGAGATACCACAAACAGAAATATCACGAAAAGAAAGTAGTCTATGTATGTGATTATTGTAATAAGCAGATTTTAAGGAAGGATAGTCTGATCTCGCATATAAAATTACATATGGGGCAAAGAGATTATGCTTGTGACACATGTCCTAAGAAGTTTGTAAGCTCAAATCGACTACAGCTACACAAAAAGATTCACTCATGGGTCAAGTCATACACTTGTGATATATGCCATCAGCAGTATCCACGTAAGCAGAATTTGATCAGGCACATCAAGCTACATGCAGGTGAGAGACCTTATTCATGCGATTTTTGTAGCAAAAAATTCATGTCTGTCTCCCGTAGGAACATTCACGAAAAAATTCACATGGGCCTTCATGTGAAGCGCCGCGGCGGCGGTCGCGGGAAAGATTATTTGTGA